In one Candidatus Nealsonbacteria bacterium genomic region, the following are encoded:
- the serS gene encoding serine--tRNA ligase: protein MLDIKFIRQNPDKVKEGCRKKQVKIDIDTLLELDRKRRNYLKDIESLRSEKKKLERGEIEKAKKLKTKIKKIEPELKKIETEFNDLMLQVPNLPQEGVPEGKDESDNVVLRELGEKPKFNFAFKDYLEISRKLNLIDIKRAAKVSGTRFGYLKNEAVLLEFALVNFAFEELKKENFIPVIPPVIVKPEIMQGMGYMERGREEMYFIERDNLYLIGTAEQIIGPMHSGEIFKEKELPRRYVGFSSCFRREAGSYGKDTRGILRVHQFDKIEMFTFCRPEESKKEHQLLLSLEEKFMENLKIPYRVVQMCTGDLGDPAAAKYDIESWIPSENRYRETHSTSNCTDFQARRLNIRYKDKAGRLNFVHTLNGTAFAIGRTLIAIIENYQQKDGSIKVPQVLQKYTNFKKVG, encoded by the coding sequence ATGTTAGACATCAAATTTATTCGCCAAAATCCGGATAAGGTAAAAGAAGGCTGTAGAAAAAAGCAGGTCAAGATTGATATTGATACACTTTTAGAACTGGACAGAAAAAGGAGAAATTATCTAAAAGACATAGAAAGTTTACGTTCGGAAAAGAAAAAACTGGAAAGAGGTGAAATTGAAAAAGCGAAAAAATTAAAGACTAAGATTAAAAAAATAGAACCAGAATTAAAAAAGATTGAGACAGAGTTTAATGATTTAATGCTTCAGGTTCCCAATTTGCCCCAGGAAGGAGTGCCCGAAGGTAAAGACGAGTCAGATAATGTAGTTTTAAGAGAATTGGGAGAAAAGCCTAAATTTAACTTCGCTTTTAAAGATTATTTGGAAATTTCCCGGAAGCTTAATTTAATTGACATTAAAAGAGCAGCTAAGGTTTCAGGTACAAGATTTGGTTATCTGAAAAATGAAGCTGTTCTTTTGGAGTTTGCATTGGTAAATTTTGCTTTTGAGGAGCTGAAAAAAGAAAATTTTATTCCTGTTATACCTCCTGTAATTGTAAAACCTGAAATAATGCAGGGAATGGGCTACATGGAAAGGGGGAGAGAAGAAATGTATTTTATTGAAAGAGATAATCTTTATTTGATTGGTACTGCAGAACAGATTATAGGTCCCATGCATTCAGGAGAAATTTTTAAAGAAAAAGAACTTCCCAGGAGATATGTAGGTTTTTCTTCTTGTTTTAGAAGGGAAGCAGGGTCTTACGGAAAAGATACCAGGGGAATTTTAAGAGTACATCAATTTGATAAAATTGAAATGTTTACCTTTTGCCGTCCGGAAGAATCAAAGAAAGAACATCAACTTTTATTATCATTGGAAGAAAAATTTATGGAGAATTTAAAAATTCCTTACAGAGTAGTTCAAATGTGTACGGGTGACTTAGGTGATCCGGCAGCTGCAAAATATGATATTGAGTCCTGGATTCCTTCCGAGAATCGATATCGAGAGACACATTCAACTTCAAATTGCACTGACTTTCAGGCGAGAAGATTGAATATCAGGTATAAAGATAAAGCAGGTCGATTGAATTTCGTTCATACCTTAAACGGAACAGCTTTTGCTATCGGAAGAACTTTAATTGCAATTATAGAGAATTATCAACAAAAAGATGGAAGTATAAAAGTGCCTCAAGTCCTGCAGAAATATACAAATTTCAAAAAGGTTGGTTAA